The proteins below come from a single Mya arenaria isolate MELC-2E11 chromosome 8, ASM2691426v1 genomic window:
- the LOC128242217 gene encoding uncharacterized protein LOC128242217, which translates to MWDWLTSNLRRRCRRRNDRNQTRNQADEEPMSSGSELRNFLHRTREQNIPFFRPSNLSSGSPPKCLSRLTCSDILYGNRIEDFSTDCWLENRLHHFGLPERDHQLMSQSAALAPLFESDDDSITTSNDSNSIVVDYNGPSTVSGHGSSQNPARIALEELFIPLGESESDTDVDGPFNYSDIIDPPPYSEYSDDPPTYEEALAGNEGMANTARSRRSNTSRSTSSTLAFMW; encoded by the coding sequence ATGTGGGATTGGCTAACATCCAATCTGCGTCGCAGGTGTAGACGGCGCAATGACAGAAATCAGACAAGAAATCAAGCAGATGAAGAGCCGATGTCATCAGGATCTGAACTAAGAAACTTCTTACATAGAACTAGGGAACAGAACATTCCGTTCTTCAGACCTTCAAATCTAAGTAGTGGATCTCCTCCAAAGTGTCTGAGCAGACTTACGTGCTCAGATATACTATATGGGAATCGGATTGAGGACTTCTCAACAGATTGTTGGTTAGAAAATCGGTTACACCATTTTGGACTTCCCGAGCGAGATCATCAATTGATGTCACAATCGGCTGCATTAGCACCTTTGTTTGAAAGTGACGATGACAGCATAACAACAAGTAATGACTCCAACAGTATTGTAGTTGACTATAATGGCCCCAGCACAGTTTCAGGTCATGGTTCATCTCAAAATCCTGCAAGAATTGCTCTCGAAGAACTGTTTATACCCTTGGGTGAAAGTGAAAGTGACACTGATGTGGATGGGCCTTTTAACTACTCAGATATAATTGACCCACCTCCATACAGCGAATATAGTGATGACCCACCGACATACGAAGAGGCATTGGCTGGTAATGAGGGTATGGCAAATACAGCGCGATCCCGAAGAAGCAATACCAGTCGGTCGACCTCCTCAACCCTGGCATTCATGTGGTAG
- the LOC128242203 gene encoding uncharacterized protein LOC128242203 → MPSKRFLCCTCAESSDADEENKYGYELANSYRRQKARPKGKSGKKTWTRKSLLENEVNNQDMIPLQFLPYQMRSLETPNSVPMTLHDDDNEIRKRLQAQITSRKRTSTNEEFQRQTSDASTSKTTFPWMDEGFVPSSRTGTRLGVSSVQMNAKRNGLANRNLELLDQESASVPKHAKSSAFHPYTKSLSFAEGDQQFYATWCDNKLVPQGKTVSNGYNLRLGSNENTSRFNPGFPHDERPKVFRAPKSDVGISRITSNNRHIRPPDVIPRLENVHGITLKPSEMAGSNNIQNVQTTKVRKSVKEIFPSTIDFSDESADELTSNADSSYASNVTFRSQHSNANSSDVSLKRTSHPGMFSAVGKYEILKSHSTISKNMSKKAINRKVESLYGYVPRAVTNVYASNALEGSQIDDFFRQRRNELLETNVDTSAYNNHENDSKSTNEDTQNEPVIITTVLEEDGESSRNQTEVDAAKQRHICWSQKTNECVSGESIRPLSQNNVAEIGIDQMFHKLNIQKVSTQESEKRNMFTDLPFDSKDTKRPSPNGRNNISGQRKLTSQKHKQGSEAEVIMIDFPPNVEANRKSSFNKDSNTVCNTSHPGSEISMRSTSSTTALLGHSEVLY, encoded by the coding sequence ATGCCGTCCAAGAGATTTCTCTGCTGCACATGCGCAGAATCATCAGACGCcgatgaagaaaataaatatgggTACGAGTTAGCAAATTCTTACCGTCGGCAAAAAGCAAGGCCGAAAGGGAAATCTGGAAAAAAGACTTGGACTCGCAAAAGTCTGCTGGAAAATGAGGTGAACAACCAGGACATGATTCCCCTGCAGTTTCTTCCGTATCAAATGCGATCTTTAGAAACACCCAACAGCGTCCCTATGACTTTACATGACGACGACAACGAGATTAGAAAAAGATTACAAGCCCAAATAACGTCACGGAAAAGGACATCAACAAATGAAGAATTTCAGAGGCAAACGTCAGATGCATCTACTTCCAAAACAACGTTCCCGTGGATGGATGAAGGTTTTGTTCCTTCGTCAAGAACTGGTACTCGTTTGGGCGTAAGCTCCGTTCAGATGAATGCAAAACGCAATGGTTTAGCAAACAGGAATTTAGAATTGCTTGACCAGGAAAGTGCTAGTGTACCCAAACATGCAAAGTCCAGCGCATTCCATCCCTATACAAAGAGCTTAAGTTTCGCAGAAGGTGATCAGCAGTTTTACGCAACTTGGTGCGACAACAAACTAGTTCCACAAGGTAAAACTGTCTCGAATGGTTATAATCTTCGCCTTGGTAGTAATGAAAACACATCCCGGTTTAATCCCGGTTTTCCTCATGATGAGCGGCCTAAAGTATTTCGAGCGCCGAAATCTGACGTAGGCATCAGTCGAATAACATCCAACAATCGACATATTCGTCCTCCGGACGTCATTCCACGACTTGAAAACGTCCATGGTATAACGTTAAAACCGAGTGAAATGGCAGGAAGtaataacattcaaaatgtgCAAACTACAAAAGTGCGAAAGAGTGTGAAGGAAATCTTCCCATCAACTATAGACTTTTCAGACGAATCTGCAGATGAACTCACCAGTAACGCTGACTCCAGTTACGCAAGTAATGTAACGTTCCGTTCACAGCATAGCAATGCAAATTCCTCAGATGTCTCACTTAAACGGACGTCACATCCAGGCATGTTCTCGGCCGTTGGAAAATACGAGATATTGAAGTCACATTCAACAATTTCGAAAAACATGTCAAAGAAGGCAATCAACCGAAAAGTGGAAAGTTTGTACGGGTATGTTCCAAGGGCTGTGACAAATGTATACGCATCAAATGCTCTTGAAGGATCACAGATAGATGATTTCTTCAGACAACGCCGTAATGAACTTTTAGAGACAAACGTTGATACAAGTGCATATAACAATCATGAAAATGATAGTAAATCTACAAACGAGGACACACAAAACGAGCCTGTTATAATTACAACAGTTCTAGAAGAGGATGGTGAAAGTTCCAGAAATCAAACAGAAGTCGACGCGGCCAAACAAAGACACATATGCTGGAGCCAGAAAACGAATGAATGTGTGTCAGGTGAAAGCATACGGCCGTTGAGTCAAAACAACGTAGCAGAAATTGGAATTGACCAAATGTTTCACAAGCTTAATATTCAAAAAGTGTCCACTCAAGAGagtgaaaaaagaaacatgttcaCGGATCTTCCTTTTGATTCTAAAGACACCAAGCGACCCTCACCAAATGGACGTAATAACATTTCTGGCCAAAGAAAGCTAACGTCGCAGAAACATAAGCAAGGAAGTGAAGCCGAAGTGATAATGATAGATTTTCCGCCCAATGTTGAAGCTAATAGGAAATCAAGTTTTAACAAAGACTCGAACACTGTGTGCAACACGAGTCATCCGGGGTCAGAAATTAGTATGCGTTCTACATCATCAACAACTGCACTCCTTGGGCACTCAGAAGTGCTTTATTAA